From Etheostoma cragini isolate CJK2018 chromosome 1, CSU_Ecrag_1.0, whole genome shotgun sequence, a single genomic window includes:
- the pou4f1 gene encoding POU domain, class 4, transcription factor 1, with protein MMSMNSKQPHFAMHPSLPEHKYTTLHSSSEAIRRACLQTPQLQNNIFASLDETLLARAEALAAVDIAVSQGKTHPFKPDATYHTMSTVPCSSTSTVPLAHHHHHHHHHHHQNLEPPDLMDHITSPSLALMSGAHDGSGGGGGGGGGGGGGGGLLSTSSAHPHSHMHGLSHLSHQAMSMNSPLTHHGLLPGHHGGGQVGPGLTNTGLSSINDSDTDPRELEAFAERFKQRRIKLGVTQADVGGALANLKIPGVGSLSQSTICRFESLTLSHNNMIALKPILQAWLEEAEGAQREKMSKPDIFNGGEKKRKRTSIAAPEKRSLEAYFAVQPRPSSEKIAAIAEKLDLKKNVVRVWFCNQRQKQKRLKFSAAH; from the exons ATGATGTCCATGAACAGCAAACAGCCGCACTTCGCAATGCATCCATCTTTACCCGAGCACAAGTACACCACTTTGCATTCCAGCTCGGAAGCTATACGGAGAGCATGTCTACAAACTCCACAG CTACAGAATAACATATTTGCGAGTCTGGATGAGACCCTGCTGGCCCGGGCTGAGGCTTTGGCGGCCGTGGACATCGCCGTGTCCCAGGGCAAGACGCACCCGTTCAAGCCCGACGCCACCTACCACACGATGAGCACGGTGCCATGCTCGTCGACATCCACCGTTCCACTggcccaccaccaccatcaccatcaccaccaccaccatcagaACCTGGAGCCACCGGATTTAATGGACCACATCACCTCGCCGTCCCTCGCCCTGATGTCCGGTGCGCACGACGGGTCCGGTGGAGGAGGCGGCGGAGGCGGCGGAGGTGGCGGCGGCGGAGGGctcctctccacctcctctgCCCACCCGCACTCTCACATGCACGGCTTGAGTCACCTTTCCCACCAGGCCATGAGCATGAACTCGCCTCTCACCCACCACGGGCTCTTACCGGGCCATCACGGGGGAGGCCAAGTCGGCCCAGGACTCACTAACACCGGACTCTCCTCCATCAATGACTCAGACACAGACCCAAGGGAGCTGGAGGCTTTCGCGGAGCGCTTCAAGCAGCGGAGGATCAAGCTGGGGGTGACCCAGGCGGACGTGGGAGGCGCTCTGGCTAATCTCAAAATCCCCGGCGTAGGATCACTGAGCCAAAGTACAATTTGTCGATTCGAGTCGTTAACTCTCTCCCACAACAACATGATTGCGCTCAAACCTATCCTCCAGGCCTGGCTAGAGGAGGCCGAGGGGGCCCAGAGGGAGAAAATGAGCAAACCTGACATTTTCAACGGAGGGGAAAAGAAACGCAAGAGGACCTCGATAGCGGCCCCAGAAAAGAGGTCTTTGGAGGCTTACTTCGCCGTGCAGCCTCGACCGTCGTCCGAGAAAATAGCAGCTATAGCGGAAAAGTTGGACCTGAAAAAAAACGTGGTGCGAGTGTGGTTTTGTAACCAAAGACAGAAGCAGAAGAGGTTGAAATTTTCCGCTGCTCACTGA